The following are from one region of the Vibrio hyugaensis genome:
- a CDS encoding sporulation protein, with amino-acid sequence MFKKLKASLGIGSAKVDTILDEMSVYQGSTLRGHVQIKGGDVEQQIDAITIKLNTEMKVEADDSVSYQTFTIDQLKAVEPFIIQPNEEKQVPFELKLHDETPITAVSAMKNQCHVWVETTLDIGFAIDPRDRDYIEVKPLPTASRVIGAIEQAGFTMVKADVEKGFLRGNTFSSRSGIYQELEFRNNGFVSTKEIELSFILDGATLHCLAEIDRSFSMSGDQYRSFSLPIDATDSQVAAAIAPTLNL; translated from the coding sequence ATGTTTAAAAAACTAAAAGCATCGCTTGGTATCGGCTCGGCAAAGGTAGATACGATTTTAGATGAGATGAGCGTTTATCAAGGTTCAACGTTACGTGGACACGTTCAAATTAAAGGTGGTGATGTAGAGCAACAAATCGATGCTATCACTATCAAACTGAATACTGAGATGAAAGTGGAAGCAGATGATAGCGTTAGCTACCAGACATTCACGATCGATCAATTGAAGGCGGTTGAACCTTTCATCATCCAACCGAATGAAGAAAAACAAGTGCCGTTCGAGTTAAAACTGCACGATGAAACGCCAATTACGGCAGTAAGCGCAATGAAAAACCAGTGCCACGTTTGGGTAGAAACCACATTAGACATCGGTTTTGCGATTGACCCACGCGATCGTGACTACATTGAAGTAAAGCCATTACCCACAGCATCACGAGTAATCGGCGCTATTGAGCAAGCTGGTTTTACTATGGTTAAAGCCGATGTAGAGAAGGGCTTCTTGCGTGGTAACACATTCTCGTCACGTTCGGGTATTTACCAAGAGCTAGAGTTCCGTAATAACGGCTTCGTTTCCACTAAAGAAATCGAATTGTCATTCATATTGGATGGTGCGACGCTCCATTGTTTAGCGGAGATCGACCGCTCATTTAGCATGTCTGGTGATCAGTATCGTTCATTCTCTTTACCTATTGATGCGACAGATTCACAGGTTGCAGCAGCAATTGCTCCGACTCTTAACCTGTAA
- the hutC gene encoding histidine utilization repressor, with product MSAPLYKQIKQFILDKIDSGEWMVGHRIATEFELTEQFGVSRMTVNKAIRDLVNEGKLQRRPRLGTFVCDPEEKSESPLLDIRNIADEISNRGREHHSEVLQQIAIKADDDIAIKLGVMLGTTVFYSEIIHYEDQTPIQLELRWINSQYAPSYLQQDFTSMTPNQYLSNNCPLSAIEHTVEAIAPDGRVKQDLKMQADEPCLLLNRRTWSQDKLVSTALLYHPGNKYKLSSKILL from the coding sequence ATGTCTGCGCCACTTTATAAGCAAATCAAACAATTTATCCTCGATAAAATTGATTCGGGAGAGTGGATGGTTGGGCATCGCATCGCGACAGAGTTTGAGCTGACCGAACAATTCGGAGTCAGTCGAATGACGGTAAATAAAGCCATTAGAGACTTAGTGAACGAAGGCAAATTACAACGTCGTCCTCGCCTTGGGACGTTTGTTTGTGACCCGGAAGAAAAGTCTGAATCCCCTCTCCTAGACATTCGTAACATTGCTGATGAGATCAGCAATCGTGGTCGAGAGCATCATAGTGAAGTGTTGCAACAAATCGCAATCAAAGCCGATGATGACATCGCAATAAAATTGGGCGTCATGCTTGGTACAACCGTCTTCTACAGTGAAATCATCCACTATGAAGATCAGACTCCAATTCAGCTGGAACTCAGATGGATAAACAGCCAATACGCACCGAGTTACCTTCAACAAGACTTTACTTCTATGACGCCAAACCAGTACCTTTCTAATAACTGCCCACTCAGCGCAATTGAACATACCGTAGAAGCCATTGCGCCAGATGGGCGCGTTAAGCAAGACCTTAAAATGCAAGCTGATGAACCATGTTTACTGCTCAACCGACGTACATGGAGCCAAGACAAACTGGTCAGTACAGCGTTACTTTATCACCCAGGTAATAAGTACAAATTAAGCTCTAAGATCCTATTGTAA
- the hutI gene encoding imidazolonepropionase, which produces MDLLIENARLVTMQEGEQGYLPTPIARVGIRSGKIVAISTKEQGKDSEHTESLLNPAQYGQTIDLQGKLLMPGLVDCHTHLVYAGSRANEFEMRLNGVPYKEIAKQGGGILSTVHATRAATEEQLIELALPRLDGLLASGVTSIEVKSGYGLTLQDEIKMLRAAKALEHERKVKITTTLLAAHALPPEYQDRSDDYIGYVCEEIIPLVAQEKLATSVDVFCESIGFNLAQTERVFRAAAQYGLRVKGHTEQLSNLGGTALTTRYNGLSADHIEYLDEQGVLALSNSSTVATLLPGAFYFLREKQLPPIELLRQHNVPMAIATDINPGTSPFADLTLMMNMACTLFRLTPQEALRGVTQHAAKALGYGDSRGVIEVGFDGDFSIWDIDHPADLSYQVGTKRLISRIVNGEYVSHGGL; this is translated from the coding sequence ATGGATTTGTTGATTGAAAATGCACGACTGGTAACCATGCAAGAAGGAGAACAAGGATATTTGCCGACTCCAATTGCTCGTGTGGGAATTCGATCAGGAAAAATTGTCGCCATCAGCACAAAAGAACAAGGTAAAGATAGCGAACATACCGAATCCCTTTTGAATCCAGCCCAATATGGGCAAACCATCGACCTTCAAGGCAAATTGTTAATGCCAGGGTTAGTAGATTGCCACACGCATCTTGTTTACGCAGGCAGCCGCGCCAACGAATTCGAAATGCGCCTTAACGGCGTACCATACAAAGAAATTGCGAAACAAGGTGGTGGTATTCTTTCCACCGTTCATGCCACTCGCGCAGCAACAGAAGAACAACTTATTGAACTCGCCCTACCACGTTTAGATGGCTTACTCGCCAGCGGTGTTACCTCTATCGAGGTTAAGTCTGGTTACGGACTCACACTGCAAGATGAAATCAAGATGCTTCGTGCAGCAAAAGCATTAGAGCATGAGCGCAAAGTAAAAATCACCACAACGCTGCTCGCCGCTCATGCACTTCCACCAGAGTATCAAGATCGTTCTGATGACTACATTGGCTACGTTTGTGAGGAAATAATCCCTCTCGTGGCTCAAGAAAAGCTCGCCACCAGCGTAGACGTATTTTGTGAATCCATTGGCTTCAATCTGGCACAAACCGAGCGTGTCTTTCGGGCTGCTGCACAATATGGTTTGAGAGTGAAAGGCCATACTGAACAGCTCTCAAATCTTGGTGGTACCGCTCTAACCACACGATACAACGGCCTCTCAGCCGACCATATTGAATACCTGGACGAGCAAGGTGTGCTCGCGCTTTCAAATTCATCGACCGTTGCGACATTACTGCCAGGCGCTTTTTACTTCCTACGAGAGAAGCAATTGCCACCAATCGAGTTGCTTAGACAACACAATGTTCCAATGGCAATTGCCACAGACATCAACCCTGGCACTTCGCCATTTGCAGATCTAACGTTAATGATGAACATGGCATGCACCCTCTTTCGATTAACGCCTCAAGAAGCGTTGCGTGGTGTCACACAACATGCCGCAAAAGCATTGGGTTATGGAGACTCACGTGGCGTGATTGAGGTTGGGTTTGATGGCGACTTCTCAATTTGGGATATCGACCACCCTGCTGACCTGAGCTACCAAGTAGGAACAAAACGTTTGATTAGTCGCATAGTCAATGGTGAGTATGTCTCACACGGAGGATTGTGA
- the hutG gene encoding formimidoylglutamase, whose protein sequence is MAQSDPNTAPFHWQGRHDAEDGELGKRVHHVIKNISVEELASRSEGVSILGFATDAGVARNQGRIGAKKSPDLIRRALANLAWHQDTPLYDLGTVACEDDLLESSQAQCAEAIAQALPHSPVVVLGGGHEIAWASFSGLAKYFNTHHPEKPPKIGIINFDAHFDLRAFESDMADVKPSSGTPFNQINHFCQRNDWKFHYACIGVSRSSNTKALFQKADELNVWYVEDKQLCYMNHSYHLTQLQHFIDDCDYLYLTIDLDVFPAATAPGVSAPAARGVSYDIISPFLDRILHYKNKLMLADIAEYNPTYDIDSQTARLAARLCWDIANAMAEKEHKHK, encoded by the coding sequence ATGGCTCAATCCGATCCAAATACCGCTCCATTTCACTGGCAAGGTCGTCACGATGCAGAAGACGGTGAACTTGGTAAGCGTGTTCATCACGTGATTAAAAACATCTCTGTTGAAGAGTTAGCGAGCAGAAGTGAAGGCGTCTCGATTCTTGGCTTTGCTACCGATGCAGGAGTTGCTCGAAATCAAGGCCGCATTGGTGCGAAAAAGTCACCCGATTTAATCCGCCGAGCACTGGCAAACTTAGCATGGCATCAAGATACTCCACTTTACGACCTTGGCACCGTGGCCTGCGAAGATGACCTTTTAGAGAGCAGCCAAGCACAATGTGCAGAAGCCATTGCTCAAGCATTACCACACTCACCTGTTGTTGTCCTAGGTGGCGGACATGAAATCGCGTGGGCCTCTTTCTCTGGTCTAGCAAAGTATTTCAATACTCACCACCCAGAAAAGCCGCCGAAAATTGGTATTATCAACTTCGACGCTCACTTTGATTTACGTGCTTTTGAAAGCGACATGGCCGATGTAAAGCCAAGCTCTGGTACACCATTCAATCAAATCAATCACTTTTGCCAACGCAATGACTGGAAGTTTCACTACGCTTGCATTGGGGTAAGTCGCAGCAGCAATACGAAGGCACTATTTCAAAAAGCTGATGAGTTGAACGTATGGTATGTAGAAGATAAGCAGCTTTGCTACATGAATCACAGCTATCATTTGACACAGCTACAGCACTTCATCGATGACTGCGATTACCTCTACCTGACGATTGATTTGGACGTATTCCCTGCAGCAACTGCGCCAGGTGTAAGCGCTCCAGCTGCAAGAGGGGTTAGCTATGACATCATTTCACCGTTTTTAGACCGAATCCTACATTACAAAAATAAGCTGATGCTGGCTGATATTGCCGAGTACAACCCCACTTATGACATCGATAGTCAAACGGCTCGATTGGCAGCCCGCTTATGCTGGGATATCGCCAACGCCATGGCCGAAAAAGAGCATAAGCACAAATAG